In Thermodesulfovibrionales bacterium, the following proteins share a genomic window:
- the cysS gene encoding cysteine--tRNA ligase, giving the protein MRVYNTLSAKKEELIPLTPGKIGMYACGVTVYDLSHIGHARSAIVFDVIRRYLEFRGLAVKYIRNFTDIDDKIINRAKQEGIAWDTVAKNYTEEYYRDMDRLGVGRADVEPKATDHIPEIIAIVKGLVDKGYAYGIDGDVYFEVKKFGDYGKLSKRDIEEMLAGARVEVDQRKRSPMDFALWKASKEGEPSWESPWGPGRPGWHIECTAMSIRHLAESFDIHGGGADLIFPHHENELAQSEAYTGKPFVKYWIHNGFITIDKEKMSKSLGNFFTIREILEKFDPEVVRFFLLSTHYRSPIEFSDESLREAEASIDRYYTTITRIADFLTSVTDKPKPSPEEKSLEGVLAAFMDKFREAMDDDFNTALALGHIFELIREVNRFLDAKPSGPKAKELLLRTKELLSDSGRVLNIFNKRPEEWYDALMETKKIPYSKADIKEKIQQRQDARLRKDWAAADAIRKEMEEQGIILEDKKDGTAWKVSVSK; this is encoded by the coding sequence GTGCGCGTTTACAATACGTTGTCGGCGAAGAAGGAAGAGTTGATTCCCCTTACTCCCGGGAAGATCGGTATGTATGCCTGCGGGGTGACGGTCTATGACCTCAGCCACATCGGCCATGCACGCAGTGCGATCGTCTTCGATGTCATCAGGAGATACCTGGAGTTCAGGGGCCTTGCGGTCAAATACATCAGAAACTTTACCGACATCGACGACAAGATTATCAACAGGGCAAAGCAGGAAGGCATTGCCTGGGATACCGTCGCAAAAAACTATACCGAAGAGTATTACCGGGACATGGACAGGCTCGGGGTCGGCAGGGCGGATGTGGAGCCGAAGGCGACGGACCATATACCCGAGATTATCGCCATCGTAAAAGGCCTTGTGGACAAGGGGTATGCGTACGGAATTGATGGAGATGTTTACTTCGAAGTGAAGAAATTCGGGGACTACGGAAAGCTCTCCAAGAGGGACATCGAGGAGATGCTCGCCGGCGCACGCGTCGAGGTCGATCAGAGGAAGAGAAGTCCCATGGACTTTGCCCTCTGGAAGGCATCGAAGGAGGGCGAACCGTCGTGGGAGAGCCCTTGGGGTCCGGGGAGGCCCGGCTGGCATATCGAGTGTACCGCGATGTCGATAAGACATCTCGCCGAAAGCTTCGATATCCACGGAGGTGGCGCAGACCTCATATTTCCCCACCACGAAAACGAACTCGCCCAGTCGGAGGCCTACACGGGGAAGCCCTTTGTGAAATATTGGATACACAACGGATTCATTACGATCGATAAGGAGAAGATGTCAAAGTCCCTTGGGAATTTCTTTACGATAAGAGAGATCCTCGAGAAGTTCGACCCCGAGGTAGTCAGGTTCTTTCTCCTCTCAACGCATTACCGGAGTCCGATCGAGTTTTCCGATGAATCCCTGCGCGAGGCCGAGGCGTCCATCGACCGGTATTATACGACGATAACTAGGATAGCAGATTTTCTGACCAGCGTGACTGATAAGCCGAAGCCGTCCCCGGAAGAAAAATCCCTCGAGGGAGTCCTTGCAGCCTTTATGGACAAGTTCAGAGAAGCGATGGATGACGATTTTAATACGGCCCTCGCACTGGGACATATCTTTGAATTGATCCGAGAGGTCAACCGGTTCCTCGATGCGAAACCCTCAGGCCCGAAGGCGAAGGAGCTTTTGTTACGGACAAAAGAACTCCTCAGCGATTCCGGGCGAGTCCTCAATATTTTCAACAAGCGTCCCGAGGAATGGTACGATGCGCTCATGGAGACAAAGAAGATCCCTTACTCAAAAGCGGATATCAAGGAAAAGATACAACAGAGACAGGATGCGCGTCTCCGTAAGGACTGGGCGGCGGCTGACGCCATAAGAAAAGAGATGGAAGAACAGGGGATAATCCTGGAAGACAAGAAAGACGGGACCGCCTGGAAGGTTAGCGTGAGCAAATAG
- a CDS encoding fused MFS/spermidine synthase: protein MNIIAAYTITFIASFCILVIEIVAGRILAPFVGVSLYTWTSIIGVVLAGISIGAYSGGKLADRFPDRKTLGWLLLLSGMTTLFIAPMTNLVAGYHFPTSLMLRILIVTTMTFFIPSCILGMISPVVVKLALRNVETAGDVVGKIYAFSTLGSIIGTFAAGFFLISWMGTRHIILTMGAILIVTGAVWGGLFRTKKFAIGFLLFPALLLTSVYSSAFRPPADSYTNYYRESDYYTIKVKEATSSDGKTPLKALVLDNLTHSYVNLKDPLHIEYKYERIYGEVLGWRFEKDAAFRSLAIGGGGYTFPRYMEISYPRAQIDVVEIDPEITRVVYRYLGLPQDTRIRTYNTDGRWFVMNCREKYDVVFVDAYNDLSIPYHLTTKEFALLLKDVLNRDGILLTNIIDNFQRGSFLPSYIRTLREVFGKRNVHLIAISPNFERIGSATFVIVAGKNDLNLRDFDSYLKRRGEGRALSAVVPEDLVDRYVMRTYSVILRDDYAPVDNLIAPVFEERFGYNRKQR, encoded by the coding sequence ATGAACATCATCGCGGCATATACCATTACGTTTATCGCGAGTTTCTGCATCCTCGTGATCGAAATCGTCGCCGGCCGCATCCTGGCGCCCTTTGTCGGGGTATCCCTCTACACCTGGACAAGCATCATCGGTGTCGTCCTTGCCGGGATCAGCATCGGCGCGTATTCGGGAGGGAAACTGGCGGACAGATTTCCCGACAGGAAGACCCTGGGATGGCTCCTGCTCCTGTCGGGAATGACTACGCTCTTCATCGCACCCATGACGAATCTCGTTGCAGGCTACCATTTTCCGACGTCTCTCATGCTTCGCATTCTTATCGTGACGACGATGACGTTTTTCATCCCGAGTTGTATCCTCGGGATGATCTCGCCTGTCGTCGTCAAGCTCGCACTCCGGAATGTCGAGACGGCCGGGGACGTCGTCGGCAAGATTTATGCCTTTTCGACCCTCGGCTCGATCATCGGAACCTTTGCCGCCGGCTTCTTCCTCATCTCCTGGATGGGGACAAGACATATCATCTTGACGATGGGTGCGATCCTGATCGTCACCGGGGCCGTCTGGGGTGGACTCTTCAGGACGAAGAAGTTCGCGATCGGATTCCTCTTGTTTCCCGCCCTTCTCCTCACGTCCGTCTACAGTTCGGCATTTAGACCGCCGGCGGATTCTTACACCAATTATTACCGGGAGAGCGATTACTACACGATCAAGGTCAAGGAAGCCACAAGCTCCGACGGGAAGACACCTCTAAAGGCCCTTGTGCTTGATAACCTTACGCACTCTTACGTGAATCTGAAGGACCCGCTCCACATCGAATATAAGTATGAAAGGATTTACGGAGAGGTACTCGGATGGAGATTCGAAAAAGATGCGGCCTTCAGGAGCCTCGCGATCGGCGGCGGGGGATACACCTTTCCGAGGTATATGGAGATCTCTTATCCGAGGGCTCAAATCGACGTCGTTGAGATAGACCCTGAAATAACACGGGTTGTTTACCGGTATCTCGGCCTGCCTCAGGACACAAGAATCCGCACCTATAATACCGACGGCCGCTGGTTTGTCATGAACTGCAGAGAGAAATACGATGTCGTCTTTGTCGATGCTTATAACGACCTGTCCATACCGTATCATCTGACCACAAAGGAATTCGCTCTGCTGCTCAAGGATGTCCTGAATAGGGACGGGATTTTACTCACGAATATCATCGACAATTTTCAGAGAGGATCGTTCCTGCCATCCTATATCCGGACGTTGCGGGAAGTCTTCGGCAAAAGGAATGTCCACCTGATAGCGATAAGCCCGAATTTTGAAAGAATCGGTTCGGCCACCTTTGTCATAGTTGCGGGGAAGAACGATCTGAACTTGAGAGACTTTGATTCGTACCTTAAACGGAGGGGTGAGGGCAGAGCGCTATCAGCAGTGGTACCGGAAGACCTCGTGGACCGATACGTGATGAGGACATACTCTGTCATCCTCAGGGATGATTACGCGCCAGTCGATAATCTCATCGCTCCGGTCTTTGAAGAGCGCTTCGGCTACAACAGGAAACAACGATAG
- a CDS encoding alpha/beta hydrolase, translating to MGKKRAYPSITGISGHFASFEEFFCDILNGELQADTPEQEITSEDSVETLPNTVKRMLLLVAAGLVLGYLLLIAYVYAKQGSMLYFPAREIEATPRNIGLDYHKLTLLTKDGLNISAWFIPADNARGFVLFCHGNAGNISHRLDSIRIFHDLRLSVFIFDYRGYGKSEGSPNEKGTYLDAEAGWDYLRDVLHVDPGRIIIFGRSLGSAVAAEVALRKQTGILIMESGFTSVPALGKKFFPHLPVSLISRYHYESIGKVGRLRIPKLFIHSPEDEIVPFEHGLMLFERASEPKEFLRITGGHNEGFLVSGREYVEGLKAYLSRYLPG from the coding sequence ATGGGGAAGAAACGAGCATACCCAAGCATAACCGGCATCTCCGGTCACTTCGCCTCGTTTGAGGAATTCTTTTGTGATATACTGAACGGTGAATTACAGGCTGATACTCCGGAGCAGGAGATCACATCAGAGGATTCCGTCGAGACTTTGCCCAACACGGTAAAAAGAATGTTGCTTCTTGTTGCAGCCGGCCTTGTCCTTGGATATCTGCTCCTCATCGCTTATGTCTACGCGAAGCAAGGCTCGATGCTCTATTTCCCTGCAAGAGAGATAGAAGCCACTCCCCGCAACATCGGGCTCGACTACCATAAACTCACCCTACTGACAAAGGATGGGTTAAATATCTCGGCATGGTTTATCCCAGCTGACAATGCCCGCGGTTTTGTACTTTTCTGTCATGGAAACGCGGGGAATATCTCGCACCGTCTTGATTCGATCCGGATTTTCCATGACCTGCGTCTCAGCGTGTTCATATTCGATTACCGCGGATATGGCAAGAGCGAGGGTTCCCCGAATGAGAAAGGGACCTACCTTGATGCGGAGGCCGGATGGGATTATCTTAGAGACGTCCTCCATGTCGACCCAGGAAGGATCATCATATTCGGGCGTTCTCTCGGAAGCGCCGTTGCCGCAGAAGTAGCGCTACGGAAGCAGACTGGTATCCTCATCATGGAGTCGGGCTTTACCTCGGTGCCTGCTTTGGGGAAGAAGTTCTTTCCGCACCTGCCGGTCTCCCTTATTTCGCGATACCATTACGAATCAATCGGCAAGGTAGGAAGATTGAGGATACCGAAACTCTTCATCCATAGTCCCGAAGACGAGATAGTGCCTTTTGAGCACGGGCTCATGCTTTTCGAAAGAGCGAGCGAGCCGAAGGAATTTCTGCGGATTACCGGCGGACACAACGAGGGCTTCCTCGTTTCCGGCAGGGAGTACGTCGAAGGCCTGAAGGCTTATCTGTCCAGATACCTACCGGGGTGA
- a CDS encoding (Fe-S)-binding protein has product MKNRNCFTESLTAQQLIELDACTQCGECLQFCPIQDVNGRPAISPPEKIRVFKEFIRATEGLKARLFGPRDIDRQLLEDFTKAVFECTTCGACGQHCPVGIFTQRLWPTLRKEMVKRGFGPIGGQAKMPAVIKDTGNPYNMPAEDRFKPWFPEDVKAAEKAEIAYYAGCTGAYSAQPMVRGDVLVLKAIGEPFTMLPPEEEVCCGFPLFASGQHDMLETLTKRLVQAYKAKGVKLLLSSCPCCVNIMSRDWPIFYGQDLPFKIRHMTQFAAEALKSGMLKIREGLSERLIYHDPCYLSRGVGITEEPRTILRSIPGVELVEFDRYGINSRCCGAGGAARKVYPENANAIGRSTIDEAVKKKADRLIFSCPACYAQVNEGMQNQDQRIRITDIMELLASLVESEKKSTS; this is encoded by the coding sequence ATGAAAAATAGGAACTGTTTTACTGAAAGCCTCACCGCACAGCAGCTCATAGAGTTGGACGCCTGCACGCAATGCGGCGAATGTCTGCAATTCTGTCCTATCCAGGACGTTAACGGTAGACCTGCGATATCCCCTCCCGAGAAGATCCGTGTCTTCAAGGAATTCATTAGGGCGACCGAAGGCCTGAAGGCGAGGCTCTTCGGGCCGAGGGACATTGACCGTCAGCTTCTCGAAGATTTTACGAAGGCGGTCTTCGAATGCACGACCTGCGGTGCCTGCGGACAGCACTGTCCCGTCGGCATCTTCACCCAGAGGCTCTGGCCCACCCTGAGAAAGGAAATGGTGAAGCGGGGGTTCGGCCCCATAGGCGGTCAGGCCAAGATGCCCGCGGTAATAAAGGATACCGGCAATCCCTACAATATGCCTGCCGAAGACAGGTTCAAACCGTGGTTTCCCGAGGACGTCAAGGCAGCTGAAAAGGCTGAGATCGCTTACTATGCAGGATGTACGGGCGCCTATTCGGCGCAGCCTATGGTTCGGGGAGATGTCCTTGTCTTGAAAGCGATTGGAGAACCCTTTACCATGCTGCCTCCCGAAGAAGAGGTTTGCTGCGGATTTCCTCTCTTTGCCTCGGGGCAGCACGACATGCTCGAAACCCTGACGAAGAGACTCGTCCAGGCATACAAGGCAAAGGGCGTGAAGCTCCTCTTATCCTCGTGTCCATGCTGTGTCAACATCATGTCGAGGGATTGGCCGATATTCTACGGTCAGGATCTGCCGTTTAAGATCCGACACATGACGCAGTTCGCAGCCGAGGCACTGAAGAGCGGAATGCTCAAGATCAGGGAAGGATTGTCGGAGAGGCTCATTTATCATGATCCGTGCTATCTCAGCAGGGGCGTCGGTATTACGGAGGAACCCCGGACCATTCTCAGAAGCATACCCGGAGTGGAACTCGTTGAATTTGACCGGTACGGCATCAATTCCAGGTGCTGCGGCGCCGGTGGAGCGGCGAGGAAGGTATATCCTGAAAATGCCAATGCAATCGGAAGGTCGACAATCGATGAGGCGGTGAAGAAAAAGGCCGACCGGCTTATTTTCAGTTGCCCGGCCTGCTATGCGCAGGTCAACGAAGGCATGCAGAACCAAGACCAAAGGATAAGAATTACGGATATCATGGAGTTGCTTGCGAGCCTTGTCGAGAGCGAGAAGAAATCGACTTCCTAA